gttatatttCATCGTTTTGATAATGAGCGTCCTAACAGGTGTaagctggtatctcattgtggttttaatttgcatttacctgataattagtgatgttgatgattttttttgtatatctcttggccatttgtatgtcttcttttgagaaatgtctatttaggtcttttgttcacttttaaatctggtttaaatattttcttgctattgagtttttttgagttccttatgtattttggatattatccccttatcagatgtatggtttgcaaactTTCCTCCTGTTTTTTACAGTTTCAGTTCTTAAGCAAAttgataaatgtgattcaccatattaatagaagaaaGGACAAACAACagatgatcatttcaatagatgcagaaaaagcatttgacaaaatttaacatcctttcatgataaaatctcAATATATTAGATAAGAAGGAATGTTCCTCAACACAATagaggccatatatgacaagttcatagctaacatcatactcaatggtgaaaagttaatatctttttctttaagacCAGGAAGAAGGCAAGGATTCCCACTTTCATCACTGCTATTCagcatagcactggaagtcctagccagaaaaactatgcaagcaaaagaaataaaaagtatctatataggaaaagaaacagtgaaattatctctatttgctgACAACATAATCTTACATATAGAAAACTCTAAGATTGCAGCGTCAGAACTGTTagaaactgataaatgaattcagtaaagttgcaggatacaaaatcagcatacaaaaattagtagcatttctatgcactaacaatgaactatctaaaaaagaaattaagaagacaaCTCCATTTATGATAGCATCAAGGAAAGACAATACTGAGGAATAAAGTTAACCAAGGAAGTTAAACATCTGATCCTGAAACCTACAGGagattgatgaaagaaattgaagacaacACATATAAATTAAAAGATAACCAGTATTCAAGGACTGAcagaattaatattgtttaaatatcCATAtcacccaaagtgatctacagattcaatgctatccctatcaaaattccaatgtctttcttcacagatttagaaaaataatcccaaaatttatatagaactacaaaagacccaaatagccaaagcagttttgagcaaaaagaacaaagtcagaggcatcacactcttcaatttcaaaatacattacaaagctatagtaattaaaacagcatggtggctgtgcccggtggctcacacttgtaatcccagcactttgggaggctgaagcaggtggatcatgaggtcaggagctcgagaccagcctggccaacatggtgaaaccccatccctactaaaaatacaaaaattagccgagcacagtggcgagcacctgtaatcccagctactcaggaggctaaggcaggagaattgcttgaaaccgggcggcagaggttgcagtgagcaaagatggcaccactgtactccagcctggatgacagagtgagactccttctcaaaacaaaactaaacaaaacagtatggtactggcataaacacAGACACATCAACCAATGGAACAAGATGGAGAGCCTGGAAATAAACCTACACATTTACAGttgatttatttttgacaaaggtgtcaagaacacaAAATGCGACATGGATattgtcttcaataaatggtgtttggaaactggatatccacatacagaagaataaaactgtaacCTTATCTCACCCCATACACTTTTCAAGTCAAAGTCCTGTGTATTGCATGTGATTGCTGGAAAATAAATCATAACCTTTGTCTTAGTTCATGCTGCTGTAACAAGAATATCATAGACTTAaaggcttaaacaacaaacattaatttctcacagttctagaggatagaagtctgagatcagtgTGCCGGCAGGGTCAGGTTCTGGTAAGGACCCTCATCCTGATTTTCTCACAtgacaggaaagagagagagatagagggaTAGAAACAGCAATCTCTCTTATGtctcaaatctctctctctttttaaaaaaaaaattttagagatgggaatctctgtcacccaggctggcctgcagtggcacaatcacagcgtACCGCaactttgacctcctgggttcaattgttcctcccaccacagcctccttagtagctgggactacagatgcatgtcaccatgcctagataattttttaggccgggcgcggtggctcacgcttgtaatcccagcactttgggaggccgaggcgggcggatcacgaggtcaggagatcaagaccacggtgaaaccccgtctctactaaaaaagacaaaaaattagccgggcgtggtggcgggcgcctgtagtcccagctactcggagaggctgaggcaggagaatggcgtgaacccgggaggcggagcttgcagtgagccgagattgcgccactgcactccagcctgggcgacagagcgagactccgtctcaaaaaaaaaaaaaaaaatttttatagagatggggtcttgccgtgttgctcaggctggtctcaaactcctggtttcaagcaatcctcccacctctgcctcccaaagtgctaggattacaggtgtgagctaccacgcctggccacatgtCTTTTCTTATAATGGTACCAATCTCCTCATGGGGATTCCAGCTTCATGACCTTATTACCTCTCAAATGCCCCATCttcaaatatcatcacattgggaattagggtttcaacataggaattttgaagggatacaaacattcagtccatagcaagcCTCTTAATAGAGTCTgaaaaatgtttcaatttttagCACTTTAGAAGGGAGTTGGGGTTTTGATGGATATCCGTACAGATTCTGCCACTTATGCCTGTAAAATCCCTGTATATCATGGACACTCAAGAATATTTCTTGGACTTAatttaacataattaaaaacataaatgcaaTCAGGCAACAGATAGTGATTGGATATCTACTATGTGCAATCAACATCCTACCCATGTGAGAAACCTGAATTACTGGAATAACAATCCAGCACAAAAATGCTCGTCCTATCTCAAACCTTCCATATTGCTCTGTGTTTCTAAGATTTTGCACAAGCTCTTCCCTGGAGTGGCCTGCTCCCATTCTTCACCCATCAACTCCCAAAGGTGAATATCTTTGGCCCTTTAAAGCACGAACTAATCTTCACTACTTTGGGAAACCTTCTGTAACCGTTAGAATGTTTTAAGTGCATGTAACAGGccctgcgcggtggctcacgcttgtaatcccagcactttgggaggccgaggcaggcagatcacgaggtcaggagatcgagaccacggtgaaacccggtctctactaaaaatacaaaaaaaattagccgggcgtggtggcgggcgcctgtagtcccagctactcggagaggctgaggcaggagaatggagagaacctgggaggcggagcttgcagtgagccgagattgcgccactgcactccagcctgggtgacagggcaagactcagtctcaaaaaaaaaaagtgcatgtaACAGAATAATGgaaagtggcttaaacaagaaagATGTGTTATCTTATATAACAATAAACAGCAAAAGATACAGAGATAGAAAAGAAGGTCCCGCTGTCTCCTCCCGCTGCCCAAAATgccaaaaagaaagaaggccaaGGGAAAGAAGGTGACTCCGGCCCCTGCTGTCATGAAGAAGCGGGAGGATAAGAAAGTGGTGAATCCCCTGTTTGAGAAAAGGCCTAAGAATTTTGGCATTGGACAGGACATCCAGCCCAAAAGAGACCTCACCCGCTTTGTGAAATGGCCCCGCTATATCAGGTTGCAGTGGCAGAGAGCCATCCTCTATAAGTGGCTGAAAGTGCCTCCTGCGATTAAGCAGTTCACCCAGGCCCTGGACTGCCAAGCAGCTACTCAGCTGCTTAAGCTGGCCCACAAGTACAGACGAGAgacaaagcaagagaagaagCAGAGACTGTTGGCCCGGGCTGAGAAGAAAGCTGCTGGCAAAGGGGACGTCCCCACGAAGAGACCACCTGTCTTTCGAGCAGGAGTTAACACCGTCACCACATTGGTGGAGAACAAGAAAGCTCAGCTGGTGGTGATTGCACACGACGTGGATCCCATTGAGCTGGTTGTCTTCTTGCCTGCCCTGTGTCATAAAATGGGGGTCCCTTATGGCATTTTCAAGGGGAAGGCAAGACTGGGATATCTAGTCCACAAGAAGACCTGCACCACTGTCGCCTTCACACAGGTGAACTCGGAAGACAAAGGCGCTTCGGCTAAGCTGGTGGAAGCTATCAGGACCAATTACAACGACAGATACGATGAGATCCAGCGTCACTGGGGTGGCAGCGTCCTGGGTCCTAAGTCTGTGGCTCGTATCGCCAAGCTCGAAAAGGCAAAGGCTAAAGAACTTGCCACTAAACTGGGTTAAATGTATGCTGTTGAGTTTtctgtacataaaaataattaaaatacaaattttccttcaaaaaaaaggaaaagaaaagaaggtccCAGATTTGTACTTCAGTAATGCTATGATGTCAACAAGGACCCAACAGCTTGCCCTATTTCTGCTCTCCCATCCTCACTGTGTTAGGGTTCATCCTCGGGCATGTCCTTTCACGATCATGGCATAGATACCATACATATTTTCACACAATTGTAGTCAAAGCCAGGAAAGGAGGTGTCTCCTTGCTTGTCTCCTTCTATCCAGAGATAAACCTTTACCGAGTTCTGTCTGAAGAATTACTTTTAAGTATCCTTTCCCAAGGATGTGTTACAGGCCCACACCTAAACCAATCAGTGACCAGGAGAAGGGAAGCACTCTGATTGTCTTAGACTTGTGAACATTCATTTTTTGGCCCTGGAAGAGGAGAAGAGTGAATACCAACACTAAATCAAGGTGGCTCTTCCagcaagaaagaaggagagaggagtAGGTAACCCCTGCCATCAGCTACACCCCCTCAATCACAACCATCACAGCCTCCTGAGCTGTGGGAGGTGGCCCATCTCAGTGCTCTCATAGCAACCCATAATTAGGGTAATTGTGGCACTTAGCACATTGTCAACTCACTTCTCAGCTCCGCCTCTCTGTGAGCTCCTCTAGAGCAGAGGCTGTTTGTTATTCATCTGCCTCTCTAGGCTTAACTCAGTGTTCACCACATTGAATGCACCCAGCAAATATTGGTTGAACTCGAATAAGTTGAATTACATGGGTCATGATTCTATCCATGCAAATAGGTATTAGCTATTTAGAAGAGTTATTATTGTACTATCTAACTAGGTCACACTTAGAAatattatgtgaaaatatttttggacAATTAAATGTGATTATTTCAAAGCACCAGGGAAGCAACTGGTAGGGTGGACAGGCACGAGCAAACTTACAACGGTCTTGCTATCCTGATCCTATTAAGTAGCTCATCTTTGTAGTTAACTGTTTCATTTTCACTCCTTTCATTTATATTGTCTCTTCTTAAATGCAAACATAAGTGAGGTAACTTGACTGAATGAAAACAATTTTGATTAAGTTCAGAAACATGTAAACAGTCACACTAAGTTTGTGTTCCATTATGTGGGGTAACATGAAAGGTagaacagggctgggcacggtggcgcatgcctgtaatcccaacactttgggaggcagaagcgggtgaatcacgaggtcaggagttcgagaccagtctgatcaacacggtgaaaccctgtctctactaaaaatacaaaaattagtcaggcatggtggcatgtgcctgtaatcccagctactcaggaggctgaggcagaagaatcacttgaacccaggaggcggaggttgcagtgagccaagatcacgccattgcactccagcctgggtgacagagagtccgtctcaaaaaaaaacagaaacaataaaaggTAGAACAAACGTTTTATTGACacttatttaacacattttagaCTTACACTTACAGCTAAAATAGAGAAACCAGGACTGGCCTTATCTTCCACCTGAAAcagccaaaaacaacaacaaaattatataATGACTCTCAAGACACTAGGTGGACAACAAAGGCCACAGGTATTCAGATGGGTACAGATTGGGGCACACAAACAAGAAAACtaccagaggctggaggaaaaaacacacaaaacattaAAGGTAATGGTGCCCAGGGTTTCCACCAGCCAGAATGGAAAGCCTCATGATTCAAGGAACATTGGGTAGAGTACCCAGAAGAGTCTTGCCTCGGCTTTAGGGAAAAATGTCCTTAAGCTTAGTATAGCTCCAGTCTTGCTCAATAACATTGAGATCAAGACCTGAAAGGATCAAAgtgtttccaagtaacttaactgtgtcccagaaaaaaaaaaaaatcaagaacattGATAGGAGTAGAAAAGAAACCTAGCACCCCCAAAGATAAAATTCATAATGTTATGCATCTAATAAAAAAAGTACCAGGCACACAAAGTAGCAGGAAAATACGACTTTCAATAAGAAGATAAATCAACCAATTGAAATTGACCCAGGATGGGCACAAATATTAGAATTCGCAGGCATGATGTTAAAGAATCATTATAAATGCATTCTGTATGCTCAAAACGTTAGAGAatcctatatttatatatttcttattatgctttaagttctagggcacatgtgcacaatgtgcaggtttgctacatatgtatacatgtgccatgttggtgtgctgcacccattaactcgtcatttaacattaggtatatctcctaatgctatccctcccccctccccccactccacaacaggccccagtgtgtgatgttccccttcctgtgtccaagtgttctcattgttcagttcccacctatgagtgagaacatgtggtgtttggttttttgtccttgcaatagtttgctgagaatgatggtttccagcttcatccatgtccctacaaagcacatgaattcatcctttttcatggttgcatagtattccatggtgcatatgtgccacattttcttaatccagtctatcattgatggacatttgtgttggttccaagtctttgctattgtgaatagtgctgcaatgaacatacgtgtgctgtgtctttatagcatcaTGATTTACTATCCtttatatatacccagtaatggaatggctggatcaaatggtatttctagttctagatccttgaggaatcgccacactgtcttccacaatggttgaactagtttacagtcccaccaacagtgtaaaagtgttcctatttctccacatcctctccagcacctgttgtttcctgactttttaatgatggccattctaactggtgtgagatggtatctcattgtggttttgatttgcatttctctgatggccagtgatgatgagcattttttcatgtgtctgttggctgcataaatgtcttcttttgagaagtgtctgttcatatccttcgcccactttttgatggggttgtttttttcttgcaaatttaagttctttgtagattctggatattagccctttgccacatgagtagattgcaaaaattttttcccattctgtaggttgcctgttcactctgatggtagtttcttttgctgtgcagaagctctttagtttaattatatcccatttgtcaattttggcttttgttgccattgctttttgtgttttagacatgaagtccttgcccatgcctatgtcctgaatggtattgcctaggttttcttctagggtttttatggcttcaggtccaacatttaattctttaatccaccttgaattaatttttgtataaggtgtaaggcagggatccagtttcagctttctacatatggctagccagttttcccagcaccatttattaaatagggagtcctttccccatttcttgtttttgtcaggtttgtcaaagatcagatggttgtagatgtgtggtattatttctgagggctctgctctgttccattggtctatatctctgttttggtacctgttttggttactgtaaacttgtcgtatagtttgaagtcaggtagcatgatgcctccagctttgttcttttggcttaggattgacttggcaatgtgggctcttttttggttctgtatgaactttaaagtagtttcttccaattctgtgaagaaagtaattggtagcttgatgaggatggcattgaatctataaattaccttgggcagtatggccattttcatgatactgattcttcctatccatgagcatggaatgttctatttgtttgtgtcctcttttatttcgttgagcagtggtttgtagttctccttgaagaggtccttcacatcccttgtaagttggattcctaggtattttattctctttgaagcaattatgaatgggagttcacttatgatttggctctctgtctgtctgttattggtgtataagaatgcttgtgatttttgcacattgattttctatactgagactttgctgaagttgcttatcagcttaaggagattttgggctgagatgatggggttttctagatatacaatcctgtcacctgcaaacaggggcaatttgatttcctcttttctgaattgaataccctttatttccttctcctgcctgattgccttggccagaacttccaacactatgttgaataggagtggtgagagagggtatccctgtcttgtgccagttttcaaagggaatgcttccagtttttgcccattcagtatgatattggctgtgggtttgtcataaataactcttattattttgagatatgtcctatcaatacctaatttattgagagtttttagcatgaagggctgctgaattttttcaaaggccttttctgcatctatttagataatcatgtggtttttgtctttggttctgtttatatgctggattacatttattgatttgcatatattgaaccagccttgcatcccagggatgaagcccacttgatcatgctggataagctttttgatgtgctgctggattcggtttgccagtattttactgaggatttttgcattgatgttcatcagggatattggtctaaaattctcttttttggttgtgtctctgcc
The Symphalangus syndactylus isolate Jambi chromosome 7, NHGRI_mSymSyn1-v2.1_pri, whole genome shotgun sequence genome window above contains:
- the LOC129486426 gene encoding large ribosomal subunit protein eL8-like; this encodes MPKRKKAKGKKVTPAPAVMKKREDKKVVNPLFEKRPKNFGIGQDIQPKRDLTRFVKWPRYIRLQWQRAILYKWLKVPPAIKQFTQALDCQAATQLLKLAHKYRRETKQEKKQRLLARAEKKAAGKGDVPTKRPPVFRAGVNTVTTLVENKKAQLVVIAHDVDPIELVVFLPALCHKMGVPYGIFKGKARLGYLVHKKTCTTVAFTQVNSEDKGASAKLVEAIRTNYNDRYDEIQRHWGGSVLGPKSVARIAKLEKAKAKELATKLG